The DNA window ataaataaaggtataTAAAAAAAAGACGCCTGTCACTGCCCGGTCTGTTTACGCATGCGCAAACGCGACGTCGTTTTGCGACTTGAGTCGTAAAATACATTACAAAGATAATTACTTATGTGTTTGGGTATCGAAAGTTATTTTCGAAAAACGTACCACTTTTTTTAATTGCAGTATTGTAAATAATGAACAATGTGGACAGTTAAACGTTATTTAAATTTGTTAACGATTATTTGAGGTTATCAGTAGTACTTTCGAAAATAAATAGTGAAATGCTTTTATCTAAGAAAAGCTGCTGCAATTTCTCAAAATAAAAACTAAGGAAGTGGTATGTAACCAACGCtcacacttcaaaacaaaagcagccgAACGATATTTAAGTTGCGCTTCTGAATGCGGATCTAGGGTTtcgacttttattttgaaatgtaatgCGCCTTATATCCGGTCCTGCTCTCGAAAGCGCAACCTTCTGGATCAGGTTTGTTTAAACTGCTATCTTCTCGACTTTGTGAGACAGTCAAGATGTACAAGTTGAACATTGGTGAGGTGTTAAGTCAGTAAATTACAAGAAATGTTTACAGTCAAGCTGACTTATCACTGAGAATGAGTTTATTCAGGGTTGCCTTTCAGCACAGGAGGTTGTTACCTGTGAGGATCTGGACCACGTGTCCATCAGTGGACTCTCGGTGTGTCTGTTACCATGACGACAAGATGGGCACCAACAGAAGTGCCAATTTGCGCGCCAAAGGCCATCATGGAGGACAGCAGCGCAAGCAGAAGCTATCTTCTGAGCTGCACAAGCTGTCTCTGGAGGACTCTTCTCCTGAGAGAGCCAGAAGACCAAAGTCTCGGGCGGACTCGGAAGACGACGCTGAAGTTGTCTTTGGCGTCGCTCCTTGTCTCCTGGCTCTCACTCAGGGCCGCAGGAAGGCCCTTGGACTCTTTGTGAAGGACGGCGTGGGCCCTGAGCGCGCTTCCTTATTGAAGGTGTGCGAGGAGGCGCGTCGGCGTGGAGTCCCGGTCCAGCGTGTCGGCAAGACGGCGTTAAACAAGATGTCTTCCGGTGGCGTCCATCAAGGAGTTTGTCTGCAAGCTTCTCCACTCAGCTACCTGACCGAAGACCGGGCCCCCGACGCCAAGTCCAAACCTCTCTGGCTGGTCCTGGACAGGATTCAAGACCCCATGAACCTGGGCGCCATCTTGCGCTCGGCGTACTTCCTGGGCGTGGACCGAGTGGCGAGCAGTCTTCGCCACAGCTGCCCTTTAACCCCCGTGGTCAGCAAGGCCAGCGCGGGCGTGATGGAGGTGATGGGCGTGCACGGCTACGAAGACCTGGAGGACATGGTCCGGGGCAAGGCGGCGCAGGGTTGGCGGGTGGTGGGCACGGTGGCGGCGGACGCGGCGGAGGCGCACGTTCCCGTCACGCCGTGTTCCCGCTTCCTGATGAACGAGCCCACGCTGCTGCTAATTGGAGGAGAAGGCGAAGGACTGTCCCAACAGATGATCGCTTTGTGCCAAACGCTGGTGACAATTCCAGCGGGGAGAGAGCTGGCACCTGGCGTGGAGTCGCTCAACGTGTCCGTCGCCACCGCCATCCTGCTGCACTCGCTGCTGACCCGGACCCAGGAGCGCTCCACTTGTTGAATAAAGTCCTCTTTTTACCCTCATTGAGTCTTCATTTTGACACTCTTTTTCTTTCCACTGCTTCTTTCACTTTTCTCAACAGATTTCAGCCTTCAAAACGTTCCAAACTATCTTTTATGTGAAAACAATTCCCAGTTTCCCCAGACttcccacttaaaggcctactgaaacccactactacccaccacgcagtctgatagtttatatatcaatgatgaaatattaacattgcaacacatgccaatacggcctttttagtttactaaattacaattttaaaggcctactgaaatgagatttgcaACTTTCGGTACTAAGAGAAAAGCcgtgcctctactggaagtcgcagacgatgacgtcacaagtgtgggggctcctcccatattcacattgtttttaatgggagcctccaacaaaaagtgctattcggaccgagaaaacgacaatttccccattaatttgagtgaggatgaaagattcgtgtttgaggatattgatagcgacggactagaaaaaacaaaacaaaaaaaaagagttaggaaaaacaaaacgcgattgcattgggacggattccgatgtttttagacacatttactaggataatcctgggaaatcccttatctttctattgtgttgctagtgttttagtgagtttaatagtacctgatagtcggaagggtgtctccacgggtgtgttgacgtgcagtgtcttaGGGGAGTCGACGgaagctttatggacggcacgagctcagcttttctccggtaagaactgactttttaaccacaattgtctcaccgaaacctgctggttgacattcggttgggatccatgtctgcttgaccgcgctctgatccatagtaaagtttcagctccgggaattttaaacaaggaatcagggtgtgtttgtgtggctaaatgctaaagcttcccaactccatctttctactttgactcctccaatattaattgaacacatttcaaaagattcagcaacacagatgtccaaaatactgtgtaattatgccgttaaagcagacgacatttacttttgtgtgtgtgcagcgctcatacttcctaaaaacccgtgacgtcctgcgtacacgtcatcattacacgatgttttcaagacgaaactccagaaaaatttaaaattgtaatttagtaaactaaaaaagccgtattggcatgtgttgcaatgttaatatttcatcattgatatataaactatcagactgcgtggtgggtagtagtgggtttcagtaggcctttaaatttcccgcggagtttttgTTGaatacgtcgcggaatgatgacgcatgcgcgtgacgtctcggtttctctacgtcaaccagcaagtttttggatgggaaaattgtgatattaagtcgactcttaccggagacatcagtggattatacctcctcctcctgcagctcaaaaaggcagcattTATCTTggctccattggcttctctcagagacactggcgttcaccgcagccatccgactttcaagtatgactttagaatctcactaaaacactattaaaggactagtgaaacccactactaccgaccacgcagtctgacagtttatatatcaatgatgaaatattaacattgcaacacatgccaatccggcctttttagtttactaatttgcaatttaaaaattctccagagtttcttgttgaaaacatcacggaatgatgacgtgtatgcgtgacgtcaatGACCGTTAGGAAATAATAGCAGCTGCACCATACGCGGctcaaagtcgtctgctttaaccgcataattacacagtattttggacatctgtgttgctgaatcttttgcaatttgttcatttaatgatggagactataaaaaacaatgctgttggtggaaagcggtggattgcagctgtctttagcacagagacacagccagtgtttctttgtttgttgtgaagcggagcggtcaaacgaacatgttttctctacgtcaaccagcatgtttttggatggggaaattgtgatatatattataacggagacatcagtggattattcgtcgtcctgctgtcaaaaaaggcagctgtgagcttggctcctcggcttctctctgagacacttcgtgttctcagcagccatccgacctcgaggtatgtctttactatctttaaaatctcactaaaacactattaaaacaataagcagataagggatcttccagaattatcctggtaaatgtgtctaattacatctgaaacgctcactttgccgccgcccggagctgtcgcttttatttttttttagtgcctcattCTAACCTTCCTCATCCActtatctttcatcctcgctcaaattaatggggaaattgtcgctttctctgtccgaatagctcttgttgctggaggctatgattaaaaacaatgtgaggatgtttttttgagcgaggatgaaagataagTGGATGAGGAAGGTTAGAATGAGGcactaaaggcaaggcttttttattagcgaccaaaagttgcgaactttatcgtagatgttctctactaaatcctttcagcaaaaatatggcaatatcgcgaaatgatcaagtatgacacatagaatggacctgctattccagttta is part of the Nerophis ophidion isolate RoL-2023_Sa linkage group LG08, RoL_Noph_v1.0, whole genome shotgun sequence genome and encodes:
- the mrm1 gene encoding rRNA methyltransferase 1, mitochondrial, with product MSLFRVAFQHRRLLPVRIWTTCPSVDSRCVCYHDDKMGTNRSANLRAKGHHGGQQRKQKLSSELHKLSLEDSSPERARRPKSRADSEDDAEVVFGVAPCLLALTQGRRKALGLFVKDGVGPERASLLKVCEEARRRGVPVQRVGKTALNKMSSGGVHQGVCLQASPLSYLTEDRAPDAKSKPLWLVLDRIQDPMNLGAILRSAYFLGVDRVASSLRHSCPLTPVVSKASAGVMEVMGVHGYEDLEDMVRGKAAQGWRVVGTVAADAAEAHVPVTPCSRFLMNEPTLLLIGGEGEGLSQQMIALCQTLVTIPAGRELAPGVESLNVSVATAILLHSLLTRTQERSTC